Proteins encoded by one window of Polaribacter haliotis:
- a CDS encoding helix-turn-helix domain-containing protein, translating into MTKEIPHIEFNPATTNNFGFEIVPIKDIAKSKNEHKHNPELPHQLKFYNLIFFTEGFGRHFIDFKWYSVQKNSLVYLTKDQVNAFEFSEGLNGYCIIFTEEYFVNSFLNLTNDFVFRLFNPELFSPILQIPKKSEFVNYFNLLLNEYGNSQSFNHKNIINSLLTILISKAENLKQNLTFHISDASKVVVYQNFISLIEKNLTKSRSANFYAKELAISYKHLNTICKELINKTAKNVIDDFIILQAKRNLINSTTTSSELAYKLGFEDPTNFTKYFKKNTGLTPKSFLKSLSKD; encoded by the coding sequence TTGACCAAAGAGATACCACATATAGAATTTAATCCTGCAACAACCAATAATTTTGGTTTTGAAATTGTTCCGATTAAAGATATCGCTAAAAGCAAAAACGAGCACAAGCACAATCCTGAATTACCACATCAACTAAAATTTTATAATCTAATTTTTTTTACAGAAGGTTTTGGAAGACATTTCATTGATTTTAAATGGTATTCTGTGCAAAAAAACAGTTTGGTATATCTTACCAAAGATCAAGTAAATGCTTTTGAGTTTTCAGAAGGTCTAAATGGTTATTGTATCATATTTACAGAAGAATATTTTGTAAATAGTTTTTTAAATTTAACAAATGACTTTGTATTTAGACTTTTTAATCCGGAGTTATTTTCGCCAATTCTTCAAATCCCAAAAAAATCTGAATTTGTAAATTATTTTAACTTATTATTAAATGAATATGGCAATTCCCAATCATTTAACCACAAGAATATTATCAATTCACTATTAACCATTTTAATATCGAAAGCAGAAAATTTAAAACAAAATCTAACCTTTCATATTTCTGATGCTTCTAAAGTAGTTGTTTATCAAAATTTTATTTCACTTATTGAAAAAAATCTAACCAAAAGCAGAAGTGCTAATTTTTACGCCAAAGAACTGGCTATAAGTTACAAGCACTTAAATACTATTTGCAAAGAATTGATAAATAAAACCGCAAAAAATGTAATTGATGATTTTATAATTCTTCAAGCAAAAAGAAATTTAATAAATTCAACAACTACAAGTTCTGAATTAGCTTATAAATTAGGTTTCGAAGACCCAACAAATTTCACCAAATATTTTAAGAAAAATACAGGTTTAACCCCAAAATCATTCTTAAAATCACTCTCAAAAGACTAA
- a CDS encoding nuclear transport factor 2 family protein has protein sequence MKQIITTVAVALLITACNIQDKKNNNKNTEKMETKTALSNKEKAVALITSLETGNKATIAYINPTNYKQHNLAVADGLEGFGEVLHHAPEGGFKAKVVRSFQDGDYSITHTKYDFFGPKVGFDIFKFKDGQIVEHWDNFSDLASANPSGHTQIDGVIKVTDLEKTEANKALVKDFVNTVLINGEFNKLPNYFDGDNYIQHNSMIGDGLSGFGKAIEEMAKQGIIMTFEKSHIILGEGNFVLSVTEGTFAGKPTSFYDLFRIENGKIAEHWDTIETILSEADRKNNNGKFNF, from the coding sequence ATGAAACAAATAATTACAACTGTTGCAGTTGCTCTTTTAATAACAGCTTGCAACATCCAAGACAAAAAAAATAATAATAAAAACACAGAAAAAATGGAAACAAAAACAGCATTATCAAACAAAGAAAAAGCAGTAGCATTAATTACAAGTTTAGAAACTGGAAATAAAGCTACAATAGCATACATTAACCCAACTAACTATAAGCAACACAACCTTGCTGTTGCAGATGGATTAGAAGGTTTTGGAGAAGTTTTACATCACGCACCTGAAGGAGGATTTAAAGCAAAGGTTGTTCGTTCTTTTCAAGATGGAGATTATTCGATTACACATACTAAATATGACTTTTTTGGGCCAAAAGTTGGGTTTGATATTTTTAAATTTAAAGATGGACAAATAGTTGAACATTGGGATAATTTTTCAGATTTAGCTTCTGCAAATCCAAGTGGTCATACACAAATAGATGGAGTTATAAAAGTTACAGATTTAGAAAAAACCGAAGCAAATAAAGCATTAGTAAAAGATTTTGTAAACACCGTTTTAATTAATGGAGAGTTTAATAAACTGCCAAATTATTTTGATGGAGATAATTATATCCAACACAATTCTATGATTGGAGATGGTCTTTCTGGCTTTGGTAAAGCAATCGAAGAAATGGCAAAACAAGGAATTATAATGACTTTTGAGAAAAGTCATATTATTTTAGGAGAAGGAAATTTTGTTCTTTCTGTAACTGAAGGAACTTTTGCTGGAAAACCAACATCATTTTACGATTTATTTAGAATTGAAAACGGAAAAATTGCAGAACATTGGGACACCATTGAAACTATTTTATCAGAAGCTGATAGAAAAAATAATAACGGAAAGTTTAACTTTTAA
- a CDS encoding O-methyltransferase — MQKERITNTLNELFNDSKYDRIKIAKGVAKSIFRPIKPTDFEEAYLSISKEQGEHLVQIIKENNFKNIIEFGTSFGISTLFLAQGILDTNGHIITTELLESKAKKAIENFKKAGVNNLIEVRIGDAIETLKNHKEPVDLLLLDGWKYLYLPLFQMLEPNFHSKTIIYVDNADMTEVKAFLNTIAKDDKYQLQSKFNNKAVLISLKK; from the coding sequence ATGCAAAAAGAAAGAATAACAAACACTTTAAATGAATTGTTTAACGATTCTAAATACGACCGAATTAAAATTGCGAAAGGAGTTGCAAAGAGTATTTTTAGACCTATAAAACCTACTGATTTTGAAGAAGCATACCTTTCTATTTCTAAAGAACAAGGAGAACATTTAGTGCAAATCATAAAAGAAAACAATTTTAAAAATATTATTGAGTTTGGTACTTCTTTTGGAATATCTACATTGTTTTTAGCTCAAGGTATTTTAGATACAAATGGTCATATTATTACCACAGAGTTATTAGAGTCTAAAGCTAAAAAAGCAATTGAAAATTTTAAAAAAGCAGGTGTAAATAATCTTATTGAAGTTAGAATTGGAGATGCCATAGAAACTTTAAAAAATCATAAAGAACCAGTAGATTTACTACTATTAGATGGTTGGAAATATTTGTATTTACCATTATTTCAAATGCTTGAGCCTAATTTTCATAGCAAAACCATAATTTATGTTGACAATGCAGATATGACAGAAGTTAAAGCATTTTTAAATACTATAGCTAAAGACGATAAGTACCAATTGCAATCAAAATTTAATAATAAAGCGGTTTTAATAAGCCTTAAAAAATAG
- a CDS encoding thymidylate synthase translates to MKQYHDLVKHVLENGNEKGDRTGTGTKSVFGHQMRFDLSEGFPMVTTKKLHLKSIVYELLWFIKGDTNIKYLQENGVRIWNEWADENGDLGPVYGHQWRNWNSDDIDQLKEVISTLKSNPNSRRMLVSAWNPSVLPDNSVSFSENVANGKAALPPCHAFFQFYVADGKLSCQLYQRSADIFLGVPFNIASYALFTMMMAQVCGYEAGEFIHTFGDAHIYNNHVEQLELQLSRDIRPLPKMKINPEITSIFDFDFEDFELTDYNPHPHIKGKVAI, encoded by the coding sequence ATGAAGCAATATCACGATTTAGTAAAACACGTTTTAGAGAACGGAAATGAAAAGGGAGATAGAACAGGAACTGGAACAAAAAGTGTTTTTGGGCATCAAATGCGTTTCGATTTAAGTGAAGGTTTTCCAATGGTAACTACAAAAAAGTTGCATTTAAAATCGATTGTTTACGAATTGCTTTGGTTTATAAAAGGAGATACAAACATTAAATATTTGCAAGAAAATGGTGTAAGAATTTGGAACGAATGGGCAGATGAAAATGGAGATTTAGGTCCAGTTTATGGGCATCAATGGCGTAACTGGAATAGCGATGATATTGATCAATTAAAAGAAGTAATTTCAACTTTAAAAAGTAATCCTAACTCTAGAAGAATGTTGGTCTCTGCTTGGAATCCTTCAGTTTTACCAGATAATTCTGTTTCCTTTTCAGAAAATGTAGCGAATGGAAAAGCAGCATTACCTCCTTGTCATGCATTTTTTCAATTTTATGTTGCAGATGGTAAATTATCTTGCCAATTATACCAAAGAAGTGCAGATATCTTTTTAGGAGTGCCTTTTAATATTGCTAGTTATGCATTATTTACAATGATGATGGCACAAGTTTGTGGTTATGAAGCAGGAGAATTTATCCATACTTTTGGAGACGCTCATATTTATAATAATCACGTAGAGCAATTAGAATTACAATTGTCTAGAGATATTAGACCTTTACCAAAAATGAAAATCAATCCAGAAATTACAAGTATTTTCGATTTCGATTTCGAAGATTTTGAGCTTACAGATTACAATCCTCATCCACACATTAAAGGAAAAGTAGCGATATAA
- a CDS encoding isoamylase early set domain-containing protein, giving the protein MAIKKQFLKSKPVCKVTFTVPTDNANNVAVVGSFNEWNAASTPLKKLKNGSFKGTVNLEANNSYEFRYLVDGEFVNEAQADAFAWNDFAGAENSVIKL; this is encoded by the coding sequence ATGGCAATTAAAAAACAATTTTTAAAAAGCAAACCAGTTTGTAAAGTAACTTTTACAGTACCAACAGACAATGCAAATAACGTAGCAGTAGTTGGTAGTTTTAATGAATGGAACGCGGCATCTACTCCATTGAAAAAATTAAAAAATGGTTCTTTTAAAGGAACTGTTAATTTAGAAGCAAACAATTCTTATGAATTTAGATATTTAGTAGATGGTGAATTCGTAAACGAAGCACAAGCAGATGCTTTTGCTTGGAACGACTTTGCTGGTGCAGAAAACAGTGTTATAAAACTATAA
- a CDS encoding dihydrofolate reductase — MITVIAAIAKKNALGKDNDLIWHLPADLKRFKKVTSGHHILMGRNTFESIGKPLPNRTTIIITRNNNYFKDGCLIANSIEDAIKLAKEDSEIYIIGGAQIYKEAIANNLVDQLDITLVHHEFEADVYFPEIDPKIWKEVSREDFKADEKNKYDYSFVSYQKI, encoded by the coding sequence ATGATAACAGTAATTGCTGCCATCGCTAAAAAAAATGCATTAGGAAAAGACAATGATTTAATTTGGCACTTACCTGCAGATTTAAAAAGATTTAAAAAAGTAACCTCTGGCCATCACATTTTAATGGGAAGAAATACATTTGAATCTATTGGGAAACCCTTACCAAATCGCACAACAATTATTATCACTAGAAATAATAATTATTTTAAAGATGGATGTTTAATAGCTAATAGTATTGAAGATGCTATTAAATTGGCAAAAGAAGATTCTGAAATTTATATTATTGGAGGTGCTCAAATTTATAAAGAAGCAATTGCCAATAACTTGGTAGATCAATTAGATATTACTTTAGTACATCACGAATTTGAAGCTGATGTCTATTTCCCAGAAATAGATCCTAAAATTTGGAAAGAAGTTTCAAGAGAAGACTTTAAAGCGGACGAGAAAAATAAATATGATTATAGTTTTGTGAGCTATCAGAAGATTTAA
- a CDS encoding DUF6146 family protein — MKVLKNILLLTTFAIFFWACGSSPIKNGNTEKEQPVVIANDSLEYEVIIIDPGFTSFLYSVAQPEGFYSQEYLEARNRAWVTTWNIRAQSPTQFNNNIYENVVDYQPNIDYGYEVNYKLFNYFLFAQRKYKMSLGGGFRSGRIN, encoded by the coding sequence ATGAAAGTTTTAAAAAATATTCTATTGCTAACAACTTTTGCAATATTCTTTTGGGCTTGTGGTTCTTCTCCAATAAAAAACGGAAACACAGAAAAAGAGCAACCTGTTGTGATTGCTAATGATAGTTTAGAATACGAAGTTATAATTATAGATCCAGGGTTTACTTCTTTCTTATATTCTGTTGCGCAACCAGAAGGTTTTTATTCTCAAGAATACTTAGAGGCAAGAAATAGAGCTTGGGTTACCACTTGGAATATTAGAGCCCAAAGTCCGACACAATTTAATAACAATATTTATGAAAATGTTGTGGATTACCAACCAAATATAGATTATGGTTACGAAGTAAATTATAAGCTTTTTAACTATTTTTTATTTGCTCAAAGAAAATATAAGATGAGTTTAGGTGGTGGTTTTCGTTCTGGGAGAATTAATTAA
- a CDS encoding DNA-3-methyladenine glycosylase I: MKNRCFWVNDSQIYIDYHDKEWGTPVFDDATLFEFLVLETFQAGLSWITILNKRENFRKAFDNFDYKKIANYPESKFESLLKDAGIIRNKLKIRSAITNAQLFMEVQKEFGSFSKFIWSYVDVKPIVNKFHNREDVPATTPLSDKISKDLKKRGFKFVGSTVMYAYMQAVGMVNDHTTDCFKFSET, encoded by the coding sequence ATGAAAAACAGATGTTTTTGGGTGAATGATAGTCAGATTTATATCGATTATCATGATAAAGAATGGGGAACTCCAGTTTTTGATGATGCAACTTTGTTCGAATTTTTAGTTTTAGAAACTTTTCAGGCAGGTTTAAGTTGGATTACTATTTTAAATAAAAGAGAAAATTTTAGAAAAGCTTTTGATAATTTCGATTATAAAAAAATTGCAAACTATCCAGAAAGCAAATTTGAATCTCTTTTAAAAGATGCAGGAATCATTAGAAATAAATTAAAAATAAGAAGCGCAATTACAAACGCACAATTATTTATGGAAGTTCAAAAAGAATTTGGTTCTTTTTCTAAATTTATATGGAGTTATGTAGATGTAAAACCAATAGTAAATAAATTTCATAACCGAGAAGACGTTCCAGCAACAACACCTCTGTCAGATAAAATTTCCAAAGATTTAAAAAAGCGTGGATTTAAATTTGTTGGTTCTACAGTTATGTATGCATATATGCAAGCTGTTGGAATGGTAAACGATCACACAACAGATTGTTTTAAATTTAGTGAAACTTAA
- a CDS encoding SDR family NAD(P)-dependent oxidoreductase — MKNAIVFGATSGIGKTLTELLIKDGYKVAITGRRLDKLMELKNQFPDSILVKQNDIQEVDAVEKVFHEIVAEFNTIDLVVQSSGVAYINPKLEWSKEEQSINTNVLGVTKLYVLAYNLFRKQQFGHLVGISSIASIRGNRSAPVYFASKAYQKAYLESLYIKTKTIKSKKVIITEIRPGFVDTAMALGEDLFWLVPLEKATNQIYTAIKKKKRVAYVSKRWILVAWVLKISPAWLLKKIL; from the coding sequence ATGAAGAACGCCATTGTATTTGGAGCAACTTCTGGGATAGGGAAAACTTTAACAGAACTTTTAATAAAAGACGGTTATAAAGTAGCGATTACAGGAAGAAGATTAGATAAATTAATGGAGCTGAAAAATCAATTTCCAGATAGTATTTTGGTAAAACAAAACGATATTCAAGAAGTAGATGCCGTCGAAAAAGTTTTCCATGAAATTGTTGCTGAATTTAACACGATAGATTTAGTGGTGCAGTCTTCTGGTGTTGCATATATTAACCCAAAATTAGAATGGTCTAAAGAAGAACAAAGTATAAATACCAATGTTTTGGGTGTTACAAAACTGTATGTTTTAGCATATAATTTATTCAGGAAACAACAATTTGGACATTTAGTGGGAATTTCTTCTATAGCATCTATAAGAGGAAATCGTTCTGCACCTGTCTATTTTGCGTCCAAAGCATACCAAAAAGCATATTTAGAAAGTTTATATATTAAAACGAAAACCATAAAATCTAAAAAAGTTATTATAACAGAAATAAGGCCAGGATTTGTAGATACAGCAATGGCTTTAGGTGAAGATCTCTTCTGGTTGGTTCCTTTAGAAAAAGCAACAAATCAAATTTATACAGCTATAAAAAAGAAAAAACGAGTTGCATATGTTTCTAAACGTTGGATATTGGTGGCTTGGGTTTTAAAAATATCTCCAGCTTGGTTGTTAAAGAAGATATTGTAG
- a CDS encoding nucleoside triphosphate pyrophosphohydrolase family protein, protein MKNKIAAVHAFHTAFKLNIQETATVNISDERKKLRFELMKEENEEYLEAAQNNDLVEVADALGDMLYILCGTIIEHGMQDKIEEVFNEIQRSNMSKLGEDGKPIYREDGKVLKGPNYFKPNIKEILER, encoded by the coding sequence ATGAAAAATAAAATAGCTGCAGTTCATGCATTTCACACTGCTTTTAAATTAAATATTCAAGAAACAGCAACTGTAAATATTTCTGATGAAAGAAAAAAATTACGTTTCGAATTAATGAAAGAAGAAAATGAAGAATATTTAGAAGCAGCACAAAATAACGATTTGGTCGAAGTTGCAGATGCTTTAGGAGATATGTTATATATTTTATGCGGAACGATTATAGAACATGGAATGCAAGATAAAATTGAAGAAGTTTTTAATGAAATACAACGTTCTAATATGAGTAAATTGGGTGAAGATGGAAAACCAATCTATAGAGAAGATGGTAAAGTTTTAAAAGGTCCAAATTATTTTAAGCCTAATATTAAGGAGATTTTAGAAAGATAG
- a CDS encoding glycoside hydrolase family 27 protein, which yields MYKRKNKYILTIPLLILILLLISCNKKTSKKEIIGSQNKENNLSVENNSQAPIMGWASWNNYRININENIIKSQADAMVTSGLKNVGYSYINTDDGFFGGRDENGNLLVHKKRFPSGMKALADYIHSKGLKAGIYSDAGINTCASYWDKDTIGSGMGLYGHDKQDLNLFLKEWDYDFIKIDWCGGEWLDLDEETRYTEISKQIKAIKPETKYNVCRWEFPGKWVTQIADSWRISGDINNNFESILKIIDLNADLWMYASKGHYNDMDMLQVGRGMSYEEDKTHFSMWSIMHSPLLLGNDLTTMSKETIEIISNKDIIALNQSPFVYQARRLMDYGDLEIWAKPLISTISGEIAVALLNRSKNSKDITFSLKSVGLDASKKYTIKDLWSKEVYPISSEQEITRKVPSHGVIVLKIKGESLPFNVFQFK from the coding sequence ATGTACAAAAGAAAAAATAAGTATATATTAACTATACCACTTCTAATTCTAATTTTGTTGCTTATATCTTGTAATAAAAAAACAAGCAAAAAAGAAATAATTGGTTCACAGAATAAGGAAAATAATTTATCAGTAGAGAATAATTCACAGGCTCCAATAATGGGCTGGGCAAGTTGGAATAATTATAGAATAAATATAAATGAAAATATAATTAAATCGCAAGCAGATGCAATGGTTACTTCTGGATTAAAAAATGTAGGGTACTCATATATTAATACTGACGATGGTTTTTTTGGTGGAAGAGATGAAAATGGTAATTTACTGGTTCATAAAAAAAGATTTCCAAGTGGAATGAAAGCATTAGCCGATTACATCCATTCCAAAGGACTAAAAGCAGGCATCTATTCTGATGCAGGTATTAATACTTGTGCTTCCTATTGGGATAAAGACACCATAGGTTCTGGTATGGGATTATATGGGCATGACAAGCAAGATTTAAATTTATTTCTTAAAGAATGGGATTATGATTTTATAAAAATAGATTGGTGTGGTGGTGAATGGCTTGATCTTGATGAAGAAACTAGATACACCGAAATTAGTAAACAAATAAAAGCAATTAAACCAGAAACCAAGTACAATGTTTGCAGATGGGAATTCCCTGGTAAATGGGTTACACAAATAGCAGATTCTTGGCGAATTTCTGGGGATATTAATAATAATTTCGAATCTATATTAAAAATTATTGATTTGAATGCAGACTTATGGATGTATGCCTCTAAAGGCCATTATAATGATATGGATATGCTACAAGTAGGTAGAGGAATGAGCTATGAAGAAGACAAAACGCACTTTTCTATGTGGTCTATAATGCATTCTCCTCTTTTATTAGGTAATGATTTAACTACCATGAGTAAAGAAACAATTGAAATAATTTCTAACAAAGATATTATAGCACTTAACCAAAGTCCATTTGTTTATCAGGCCAGAAGATTAATGGATTATGGAGATTTAGAAATTTGGGCTAAACCATTAATATCAACAATAAGTGGGGAAATAGCTGTAGCTTTATTAAATAGGTCTAAAAATTCTAAAGATATTACATTTAGTTTAAAATCTGTAGGATTGGATGCGTCTAAAAAATATACAATTAAAGATTTATGGTCTAAGGAAGTTTATCCAATTTCATCAGAACAAGAAATAACACGTAAAGTTCCTAGCCATGGAGTTATTGTTCTAAAAATCAAAGGAGAATCTTTACCCTTTAATGTATTTCAATTTAAATAA
- a CDS encoding BLUF domain-containing protein, translating to MYQLNYHSKSIDNLSFTDLENILAEANTFNSSINITGCLIYHNNSFVQILEGEKKDVLEVFSKIKKDKRHHKVNVLWENKTDKRYFEEWNMAYYQPNVSNIKLFVNNLLLLSEFSEKSSGALLSFWANVKSVIGNGKINEKK from the coding sequence ATGTACCAATTAAATTACCATTCTAAATCAATAGATAACTTAAGTTTTACTGATTTAGAAAATATTCTTGCAGAAGCAAATACTTTTAATTCATCTATAAATATAACTGGATGTCTTATTTACCACAACAACAGTTTTGTACAAATTCTTGAAGGCGAAAAAAAGGATGTCCTTGAAGTATTTAGTAAAATAAAAAAAGATAAAAGGCACCACAAAGTAAATGTTCTTTGGGAAAACAAAACAGATAAAAGATATTTTGAAGAATGGAATATGGCTTATTATCAGCCCAATGTTTCAAATATTAAGTTATTTGTAAATAATTTATTACTTCTTTCAGAATTTTCTGAGAAGTCTTCTGGAGCTTTATTAAGTTTTTGGGCCAATGTTAAAAGTGTTATTGGCAATGGTAAAATAAATGAAAAAAAATAA
- a CDS encoding branched-chain amino acid aminotransferase yields MSSNIEIKHIEKSKIESVDFNNLPFGSVFSDHMLVCDYKDGKWQTPVITPYEPISLDPSAKIFHYGQSIFEGMKAYKDAEGNTLLFRPLDNCKRLNKSAERLVIPQIPEDVFMDGLKALLKLDEAWIPKNDGSSLYIRPFMFASGNGFHASPANAYKLIICTAPSGAYFAGKVKVLIEEKYARAANGGVGFAKAGGNYAAQFYPTQLAIEKGYNQVIWTDDNTHEYIEEAGAMNIFIRINDTLITSPTSDRILDGITRKSVIQIAEDMNIDVEVRKISVSEVIAAAQSGSLKEMFGAGTAAVISPIAGFGYQGTDYDLPELDKPFAGTLKKAITDIQTNKAEDPYGWRVVVK; encoded by the coding sequence ATGAGTTCTAATATAGAAATCAAACATATAGAAAAGTCTAAAATAGAAAGTGTAGACTTTAATAATTTACCTTTTGGTAGTGTTTTTTCTGATCACATGCTTGTTTGTGATTATAAAGATGGAAAATGGCAAACGCCAGTTATTACACCTTATGAACCAATTTCTTTAGATCCTTCTGCGAAGATTTTTCATTACGGACAATCTATTTTCGAAGGAATGAAAGCTTACAAAGATGCTGAAGGAAATACTTTGTTGTTTAGACCTTTAGACAACTGTAAACGTTTAAATAAATCTGCAGAACGTTTGGTAATTCCGCAAATTCCTGAAGATGTATTTATGGATGGTTTAAAAGCTTTATTAAAATTAGATGAAGCTTGGATTCCAAAAAACGATGGAAGTTCTTTATACATTAGACCTTTTATGTTTGCTTCTGGAAACGGTTTTCACGCTTCGCCTGCAAATGCCTACAAATTAATTATTTGTACTGCGCCTTCTGGAGCATATTTTGCTGGTAAAGTAAAAGTTTTAATTGAAGAAAAATATGCACGTGCTGCAAATGGTGGTGTTGGTTTTGCAAAAGCTGGTGGAAATTATGCTGCACAATTTTACCCTACTCAATTAGCGATTGAAAAAGGTTATAACCAAGTAATTTGGACAGACGATAATACTCATGAGTATATTGAAGAAGCTGGTGCAATGAATATTTTCATCAGAATTAATGATACTTTAATTACAAGCCCTACAAGTGATAGAATTTTAGACGGAATTACACGTAAAAGTGTTATTCAGATTGCAGAAGACATGAATATTGATGTTGAAGTACGTAAAATTTCAGTTTCTGAAGTGATTGCTGCTGCACAATCTGGAAGTTTAAAAGAAATGTTTGGAGCAGGAACTGCTGCAGTAATTTCTCCTATTGCTGGTTTTGGTTACCAAGGAACAGATTACGATTTACCTGAATTAGACAAACCTTTTGCAGGAACTTTAAAGAAAGCAATTACAGATATTCAGACAAATAAAGCTGAAGATCCTTATGGTTGGAGAGTTGTTGTGAAATAA
- a CDS encoding DUF4920 domain-containing protein — MKTIVKFCAIALLVFTACKDGKKENKEVETPIQEIAFATFGDKISEKDALTKDQMLAKFENMNVGDTIDVKFTSEIKEVCSKKGCWMKLPLNEGTETMVRFKDYGFFMPLDSKGKEVIVEGKAFVKITPVEELQHYAEDAGKSKEEIAKITEPKKEFSFEANGVLLGTK, encoded by the coding sequence ATGAAGACAATCGTTAAATTTTGTGCAATAGCACTATTGGTTTTTACAGCTTGTAAAGACGGAAAGAAAGAAAATAAAGAAGTAGAAACACCAATTCAAGAAATTGCATTTGCAACTTTTGGAGATAAAATTTCAGAGAAAGACGCATTAACAAAAGACCAAATGTTAGCGAAATTCGAAAACATGAATGTTGGTGATACAATCGATGTAAAATTTACTTCAGAAATTAAAGAAGTATGCTCTAAAAAAGGTTGTTGGATGAAATTACCTTTAAACGAAGGAACAGAAACAATGGTTCGTTTTAAAGATTACGGATTTTTCATGCCTTTAGATTCGAAAGGAAAAGAAGTAATTGTAGAAGGTAAAGCATTCGTGAAAATTACGCCTGTAGAAGAATTACAGCATTATGCAGAAGATGCAGGGAAAAGTAAAGAAGAAATAGCAAAAATTACGGAACCAAAAAAAGAGTTTTCTTTTGAAGCAAATGGTGTTTTATTAGGAACAAAGTAA
- the mnmD gene encoding tRNA (5-methylaminomethyl-2-thiouridine)(34)-methyltransferase MnmD, whose product MKREILITSDGSTTIHLPDWDEQYHSKNGSINETYHVFIESGLKLVSTEEVSILEIGFGTGLNAFITYLEAKKPINYVGVEAYPVTAEEIEKMNFISVLDAKEENAIFDKMHEVSWEEKHQITDNFSLTKRKQFFEDITDEDTFNLIYFDAFGARVQPQLWTEEIFAKMFTSLKENGILVTYSAKGSVRRAMQAVGFTVERLPGPPGKREMLRAVKKVGSIQ is encoded by the coding sequence GTGAAAAGAGAAATATTAATTACTTCAGATGGTTCTACAACCATACATTTACCAGATTGGGATGAGCAATATCATTCCAAAAATGGTTCTATTAACGAAACGTATCACGTTTTTATAGAAAGCGGATTAAAGTTAGTTTCCACTGAAGAAGTTTCCATTCTCGAAATTGGTTTTGGTACAGGTTTAAACGCTTTTATTACCTATTTAGAAGCTAAAAAACCAATTAATTATGTTGGAGTAGAAGCCTATCCAGTTACTGCAGAAGAAATAGAAAAAATGAATTTTATTTCTGTTTTAGATGCCAAAGAAGAGAATGCTATTTTTGATAAAATGCACGAAGTTTCTTGGGAAGAAAAACATCAAATTACAGACAATTTTTCGCTCACAAAAAGAAAGCAGTTTTTCGAAGATATTACAGACGAAGATACTTTCAATTTAATATATTTCGATGCTTTTGGTGCGCGTGTGCAACCACAATTATGGACAGAAGAAATCTTCGCTAAAATGTTTACTTCGCTAAAAGAAAACGGTATTCTTGTAACGTATTCTGCAAAAGGGAGCGTTAGAAGAGCAATGCAAGCAGTAGGTTTTACAGTAGAACGTTTGCCTGGACCTCCAGGAAAAAGAGAAATGTTAAGAGCGGTTAAAAAAGTTGGCAGTATTCAGTAG